The sequence TGAAGTAGTGGTCGTAGACGCCGGTGGACTGCCCGTAACCGAAGGTGGTGCCGATCCGGGCGGCGAAGAACGAGGCGATCACCGCGATGCAGTACAGCGGGATGACGACGAACACTCCGGCGGCCACCCGGGTGGAGGCGAGGTAGGCGATCGACCGGATGCCCATCACCTCCAGGGCGTCGATCTCCTCGCTGATCCGCATCGCACCGAGTTGAGCGGTGGCACCGGCGCCGATGGTGGCTGCCAGACCGATCCCGGCGACGACGGGCGCGATGATCCGGACGTTGGCGTAGACCGAGATGAAGCCCGTCAGCGCCTCAACCCCGATGCCGGCCAGTGAGTTGTACCCCTGCACAGCGATGATCGCCCCGGCCGACAGGGTCAGAAACCCGATGATCACCACGGTTCCGCCGATGACGGCCATCGCACCTGTGCCCAGGCTCATCTGGGCGACAAGCCGCACCACCTCAAGCTTGTAGTGGATGAAGGCATTTCGGATTTCGGCGAGGGTTCGGGTATAGAACGCCATCTGCATTCCGACGGTGTTCCAGCTCCTGGCGAAATTCTCGGCGGCCCGGGCGAGGCGGCCGAACCGCGTGCTTGGCCGTGCGCTCGTCACTGCGCTGCCTGCACGCCGATTGCGGTTGCGATGACGTTGATGAAGAACAACGCCATGAACGAGAGCACGACGGTCTCGTTGACCGCGTTGCCGACGCCCGCCGGCCCGCCGCCGACGGAAATGCCCTTGTAGCAGGCGATCAGGCTGGCCGCCAAGCCGAACACCGCGGCCTTGCACAGCGCGACGATCACCTCCACGGGTCCGGTCAGGATCGTCATACCGGCGGCGAACGCGCCGGGGGTGACGTGCTGGACGAAGACCGAGAAGACGAAGCCGCCGCTGAGCCCGATGACCGACACGATGGAGTTCAAGAGCAGGGCAACCAGAGTGGCGGCCAGCACGCGTGGCACGACGAGGGTTTGGATGGGGTTGATCCCGAGAACCCGCAGAGCGTCGAGCTCCTCGCGAATCGTTCTCGCCCCGAGGTCCGC comes from Mycolicibacterium pulveris and encodes:
- a CDS encoding ABC transporter permease; translated protein: MTSARPSTRFGRLARAAENFARSWNTVGMQMAFYTRTLAEIRNAFIHYKLEVVRLVAQMSLGTGAMAVIGGTVVIIGFLTLSAGAIIAVQGYNSLAGIGVEALTGFISVYANVRIIAPVVAGIGLAATIGAGATAQLGAMRISEEIDALEVMGIRSIAYLASTRVAAGVFVVIPLYCIAVIASFFAARIGTTFGYGQSTGVYDHYFNTFLRSTDLIWSFFQAVVIGIVVMLVHTYYGFTASGGPVGVGEAVGRAVRTSLIAAAFVSVIITLSVYGQSGNFDLSG
- a CDS encoding MlaE family ABC transporter permease, yielding MGEVALATPQRSLARGAASSLAKPATAIGGFVAMVLDTFVLMFKPPFAWREFLLQSWFVARVSIVPTIMLSIPFTVLTVFVLNVLLIEFGAADYSGTGTALGAITQIGPVVTVLVVAGAGATAMCADLGARTIREELDALRVLGINPIQTLVVPRVLAATLVALLLNSIVSVIGLSGGFVFSVFVQHVTPGAFAAGMTILTGPVEVIVALCKAAVFGLAASLIACYKGISVGGGPAGVGNAVNETVVLSFMALFFINVIATAIGVQAAQ